One window of the Burkholderia ubonensis subsp. mesacidophila genome contains the following:
- a CDS encoding LysR family transcriptional regulator yields MLTSDHIDMLLTVIDKGSFSAAARALGRTPSAVSMAIANLEAELGLVLFDRGTREPTPTAAMAALLPDARSIAERLQALRAHAQHLSEGVEDTLRIGIAAEIDGAPVARALTAVAAKYPALAISVVTALQDVIVDALHRSAVDLCVAYGGLDLHPQEQIHALWTETLVAVAAPDHPLIAECARPEAIERLSGFRQIVIADADRPLTDIRPVIGNRTWKVDDMATAISLVKAGHGWANLPELVIGRHVADGELAPLTFANIRNGLALPVYLRLPKHTGLGKAAGELVRALRAAGDEV; encoded by the coding sequence GTGCTCACCAGCGACCACATCGACATGCTGCTGACCGTCATCGACAAAGGCTCCTTCTCCGCGGCGGCGCGCGCGCTGGGCCGCACGCCGTCGGCCGTCAGCATGGCCATCGCGAACCTCGAGGCCGAACTGGGCCTCGTGCTGTTCGACCGCGGCACCCGCGAGCCCACGCCGACCGCGGCGATGGCGGCGCTGCTGCCCGACGCGCGCTCGATCGCCGAACGGCTGCAGGCGCTTCGCGCGCATGCGCAGCACCTGTCGGAAGGCGTCGAAGACACGCTGCGGATCGGCATCGCCGCCGAGATCGACGGCGCGCCCGTCGCGCGGGCGCTGACCGCCGTCGCCGCGAAATACCCCGCGCTCGCGATCAGCGTCGTCACGGCGCTGCAGGACGTGATCGTCGACGCGTTGCACCGTTCCGCCGTGGATCTCTGCGTCGCCTACGGCGGGCTCGATCTCCATCCGCAGGAGCAGATTCATGCGCTGTGGACCGAGACCCTCGTCGCGGTCGCCGCGCCGGACCATCCGCTGATCGCCGAATGCGCGCGGCCGGAAGCGATCGAGCGGCTGTCGGGCTTCCGGCAGATCGTCATCGCCGACGCGGATCGGCCGTTGACCGACATCCGGCCCGTGATCGGCAACCGGACGTGGAAGGTCGACGACATGGCCACCGCGATCTCGCTCGTGAAGGCCGGCCACGGCTGGGCGAACCTGCCCGAGTTGGTCATCGGGCGTCACGTCGCCGACGGCGAGCTCGCGCCGCTGACGTTCGCCAATATCCGCAACGGCCTGGCGCTGCCCGTGTATCTGCGCTTGCCGAAGCACACGGGGCTCGGCAAGGCGGCCGGAGAGCTGGTGCGCGCGCTGCGGGCGGCCGGTGACGAGGTGTGA
- a CDS encoding PACE efflux transporter yields the protein MQGWKRRIVYVVLFEVLGILIASATLGALSGAGAAKSGMLGVMISTTGVVVNFLYNLAFEAWERRRAATTRSVGRRVLHAIGFQVALVTFLIPLIAWWLDVSLLQAFLYDAVLIVFFPIFTFVYNWSFDGVFGLPDAVTRKAEPQVQTASEAHL from the coding sequence ATGCAAGGATGGAAGAGACGCATAGTCTATGTCGTGCTGTTCGAGGTGCTCGGCATCCTGATCGCCTCGGCGACGCTGGGCGCGCTGAGCGGCGCGGGCGCCGCGAAAAGCGGCATGCTGGGCGTGATGATCTCGACGACGGGCGTCGTCGTCAATTTTCTGTACAACCTCGCGTTCGAGGCGTGGGAGCGTCGTCGCGCGGCGACGACCCGCTCCGTGGGGCGCCGCGTGCTGCACGCGATCGGCTTCCAGGTCGCGCTCGTGACGTTCCTGATCCCGCTGATCGCGTGGTGGCTCGATGTGTCGCTGCTGCAGGCGTTTCTGTATGACGCGGTACTGATCGTGTTCTTCCCGATCTTCACGTTCGTCTACAACTGGTCGTTCGATGGCGTGTTCGGGCTGCCGGACGCGGTGACGCGCAAGGCCGAGCCGCAGGTCCAGACGGCGTCGGAGGCCCATTTGTAG
- a CDS encoding TetR/AcrR family transcriptional regulator, whose product MRYSIEHKHETRARILDAASRLFREEGYGGSGIGPLTKAAGVTNGAFYGHFKSKGEAFRNVVLAGLDQLRQGVAAFKAEHGARWWSPFVSFYMGPRRTCALGESCALPSLSPEVMRADDDTRDAYEQALRQIVDEVSAGMGDAPDDARAIAFLALLSGGTTLARAVRDPALAERIADAVGRYAVVIAEGKEAQPEKRE is encoded by the coding sequence ATGCGTTATTCGATCGAGCACAAGCACGAAACCCGCGCGCGCATCCTCGATGCCGCGAGCCGCCTGTTCCGCGAGGAAGGGTATGGCGGCTCCGGCATCGGTCCGCTGACGAAGGCGGCGGGCGTCACCAACGGCGCGTTCTACGGCCACTTCAAATCGAAAGGCGAAGCGTTCCGCAATGTGGTCCTCGCCGGCCTCGACCAGCTCCGGCAAGGTGTCGCGGCGTTCAAGGCCGAGCACGGCGCGCGCTGGTGGTCGCCGTTCGTGTCGTTCTATATGGGGCCGCGGCGCACCTGCGCGCTCGGCGAGAGTTGCGCGCTGCCGAGCCTGTCGCCGGAAGTGATGCGCGCCGATGACGACACGCGCGATGCTTATGAACAGGCGTTGCGGCAGATCGTCGACGAAGTGTCGGCCGGGATGGGGGATGCGCCCGACGATGCGCGCGCGATCGCGTTTCTCGCGCTGCTTTCGGGTGGCACCACGCTCGCGCGCGCGGTGCGCGATCCCGCGCTGGCGGAGCGGATCGCAGATGCTGTCGGGCGGTATGCGGTCGTGATTGCGGAAGGCAAGGAGGCGCAGCCGGAGAAACGGGAATAG
- a CDS encoding Tautomerase enzyme, whose amino-acid sequence MPITLTVSEGVFTPDDEGPVFAELTDALLDVEGLTGNAFLAPNVVGTLTVLPRNRTFVRGRADLAAFVELKLPAVALAAPDAQRQFVERATAIVLQRAGGRLTPAQVWVNVVHAVDGGWGIAGRRYDNASLVDSIRSAAAAQ is encoded by the coding sequence ATGCCGATCACGCTGACAGTATCCGAAGGGGTTTTCACGCCGGACGACGAGGGGCCGGTGTTTGCCGAGCTGACCGATGCGCTGCTGGATGTCGAAGGACTGACCGGGAATGCGTTTCTGGCGCCGAACGTGGTGGGCACGCTCACCGTGCTGCCGCGGAACCGGACTTTCGTGCGCGGACGCGCGGATCTCGCGGCGTTCGTCGAACTGAAGCTGCCCGCCGTGGCGCTCGCGGCGCCCGACGCGCAGCGGCAATTCGTCGAACGGGCGACCGCGATCGTGCTGCAGCGAGCGGGCGGGCGGCTGACGCCGGCGCAGGTCTGGGTGAATGTCGTCCATGCGGTCGACGGCGGATGGGGCATCGCCGGACGACGCTACGACAACGCGTCGCTCGTCGATTCGATCCGGAGCGCCGCGGCGGCACAGTGA